A section of the Pseudomonas sp. FP453 genome encodes:
- a CDS encoding polyamine ABC transporter substrate-binding protein yields MKAIALLPLMLVASISQAAETVKIYNWSSYIAPDTTKNFQKQTGIGFSYDVYDSNETLDGKLMTGNSGYDVVFPSNHFMARQIQGGALKKLDKSQLPNWKNLNPVLLKALENNDPGNAHGFPYLWGSTGIGYNIDKVKAVLGDNAPVDSWDLIFKPEYMEKLSKCGVAILDNGPELLPIALNYLGLPPHSKNPEDYKKAEALLMKVRPYVAYFHSSKYTGDLANGDICVAVGFSGDVLQAESRAKEAKNGVKIGYQIPKEGAAIWFDMVAMPADAPDEKAGYAFMNYLLEPKVMADITNSVHYANGNSAADSLVEPEIKADTKIYPSEEMMGKLFALEAMPLNIDRIRTRVWNTIRMGR; encoded by the coding sequence ATGAAAGCCATTGCCCTGTTGCCCTTGATGTTGGTGGCCTCTATCAGCCAGGCCGCCGAGACGGTGAAGATCTACAACTGGTCCAGCTACATCGCGCCGGACACCACCAAGAACTTCCAGAAACAGACCGGAATCGGTTTCAGCTACGACGTGTATGACAGCAACGAAACCCTCGACGGCAAGCTGATGACGGGCAACTCCGGGTATGACGTGGTGTTTCCATCCAACCACTTCATGGCACGGCAGATCCAGGGCGGCGCCTTGAAAAAACTCGACAAGAGCCAGTTGCCCAACTGGAAAAACCTCAACCCGGTGCTGCTCAAGGCCCTGGAAAACAACGACCCGGGCAATGCCCACGGTTTCCCGTACCTGTGGGGCAGCACCGGCATCGGCTACAACATCGACAAGGTCAAGGCCGTGTTGGGCGACAACGCCCCGGTGGACTCCTGGGACCTGATCTTCAAGCCCGAGTACATGGAGAAACTCAGCAAATGTGGCGTGGCCATCCTCGACAACGGCCCGGAATTGCTGCCGATTGCCCTCAACTACCTCGGCTTGCCGCCGCACAGCAAGAACCCCGAGGACTACAAAAAAGCCGAAGCGCTGCTGATGAAAGTACGGCCCTACGTGGCTTACTTTCACTCCTCGAAATACACCGGCGACCTGGCCAACGGCGATATCTGCGTGGCCGTCGGTTTCTCCGGCGACGTGCTGCAGGCTGAAAGCCGCGCCAAGGAAGCCAAGAACGGCGTGAAGATCGGCTACCAGATCCCCAAGGAAGGCGCCGCCATCTGGTTTGACATGGTGGCCATGCCCGCCGACGCCCCGGACGAAAAAGCCGGTTATGCGTTCATGAACTACTTGCTGGAGCCCAAGGTGATGGCCGACATCACCAACTCGGTGCACTACGCCAACGGCAACAGTGCGGCTGACAGCCTGGTGGAGCCTGAGATCAAGGCGGACACCAAGATCTATCCGAGCGAAGAGATGATGGGCAAGTTGTTTGCGTTGGAGGCGATGCCGTTGAATATCGATAGGATTCGGACGCGGGTGTGGAACACTATTCGTATGGGGCGCTGA
- a CDS encoding M10 family metallopeptidase C-terminal domain-containing protein: MSSVGPLPSGGTWTTPSEPGKGRPTLRGTDAAERLEAKRGENSTIIGGGGGDQLVGNVGRNSFKYEQATDSLASDPDRIFNFNPKDDKIDLSKMLKAQGIKEIRMTEGLPEQVGDVQITYKRPEEVGVLTMKLTPEGENFVVFVDGVHLSENNIRFFKKNQ; encoded by the coding sequence ATGTCGTCAGTAGGACCCTTGCCTTCGGGCGGAACCTGGACCACCCCCTCAGAACCGGGCAAAGGGCGCCCGACGTTGCGCGGTACCGATGCGGCCGAGCGTCTGGAGGCCAAACGCGGGGAGAACTCCACGATTATTGGAGGCGGTGGTGGTGATCAGTTGGTCGGGAATGTGGGGCGCAATAGTTTCAAATATGAACAGGCGACAGATTCCCTGGCAAGTGATCCTGATCGGATTTTCAATTTCAATCCGAAAGATGACAAAATTGATTTATCCAAGATGTTGAAGGCGCAGGGCATCAAAGAGATAAGAATGACCGAAGGACTTCCTGAACAAGTAGGTGATGTTCAAATTACGTATAAGCGGCCCGAAGAAGTGGGGGTGTTGACGATGAAGTTGACGCCTGAAGGGGAGAACTTCGTGGTTTTCGTCGATGGTGTTCATTTGTCGGAAAATAACATCAGGTTCTTTAAGAAAAACCAATAG
- a CDS encoding helix-turn-helix transcriptional regulator, protein MSLFREIGLHAGLGRTVAHIGTERFWKQLVLLLQQCLPFDNALAIFYPTDGAPLALEEYDAQPTSKPASMLVYLNGLYLLDPFFQACREGFSSGVYRLEEVAPDHFRQSEYFLNYFHDNVLEDEVQFILQVPGAGTLSLSLGMQRRFSVEETGLLTMVAAWVLPLMQQHWQQSTQRAPAMDSQIRDALSHFGCGVLSERELEIARLVLRGFSSKAMAERLNISPDTVKVHRRHLYAKLDISSQPELFSLFIQSLGHDLEKP, encoded by the coding sequence ATGAGCCTGTTCAGGGAAATCGGCCTGCACGCTGGCCTGGGCCGCACGGTCGCACACATTGGTACCGAGCGTTTCTGGAAACAGTTGGTGCTGTTGCTGCAACAATGCCTGCCCTTCGATAACGCGTTGGCGATCTTCTATCCCACCGATGGCGCGCCCCTGGCGCTGGAGGAATACGACGCGCAACCCACCAGCAAACCTGCGTCGATGCTGGTCTACCTCAATGGTTTGTATCTGCTCGACCCGTTTTTCCAAGCCTGCCGCGAGGGTTTCAGCAGCGGTGTGTACCGCCTGGAGGAAGTCGCGCCGGATCACTTCCGTCAGAGTGAATACTTCCTCAACTACTTCCACGACAACGTGCTGGAGGACGAGGTGCAATTCATTCTGCAGGTGCCGGGTGCGGGGACGCTGTCACTGTCCCTGGGTATGCAGCGGCGGTTCAGCGTAGAAGAGACCGGACTGCTGACCATGGTGGCCGCCTGGGTATTGCCGCTGATGCAGCAACACTGGCAACAAAGCACCCAGCGCGCACCGGCCATGGACAGCCAGATCCGCGATGCGTTGAGCCACTTCGGTTGCGGCGTGCTCTCGGAGCGCGAACTGGAAATCGCCCGCCTGGTGCTGCGCGGGTTCTCGTCCAAGGCCATGGCCGAGCGCCTGAATATTTCGCCGGACACCGTGAAGGTGCACCGGCGACATTTGTACGCGAAGCTGGATATCTCGTCACAGCCGGAGTTGTTTTCGTTGTTTATCCAGTCGTTGGGGCATGATCTGGAGAAACCTTGA
- a CDS encoding APC family permease yields the protein MSASPVPDGVLKPTLSVFDVVAITVSAVTPASSVFVIAPFAIQQAGSGVFLAFVMAGLLALMFAFCYAELGRAHNSAGGEYVYAKRVFGGMAGYATFLTVLVMLLFIPPVLATGAATYLNNALGTKFDSQTVALVIVVCSYALAILNIKLNAWITGTCLLLEVAALLVIVFLGFGNPVQPVSVLFQPQIVENGVLHLAPWALVIGAVGIGLFSFNGYGPAVLLAEDMKCGGKGVHKAVLWSLGLVVVIELVPITALLIGAPSLSAMISSPDPIGYLLTSHGNETLSRLVSAGIFLSVFNAIVAIVIQIGRVVFSSGRDALWTPRINTLFTRIHPRWDSPWLATLFLAVPSALLSFSSNLADLTSFTVLLIMLVYLVVALSALMSRVWLRDREHPYRMPLWPLPALLAVLGAGYLLATLVAAASVRDVMIIAGLLAVSVIFYCISGRSSPAYQKL from the coding sequence ATGAGTGCTTCTCCCGTGCCAGACGGCGTGCTTAAACCCACGCTGAGTGTGTTCGATGTGGTGGCCATCACGGTTTCCGCCGTTACGCCCGCCAGTTCCGTGTTTGTCATCGCGCCGTTTGCCATCCAACAGGCCGGCAGCGGCGTGTTCCTGGCGTTTGTGATGGCCGGGTTGCTCGCGTTGATGTTTGCCTTTTGCTACGCCGAACTGGGCCGCGCCCACAACAGCGCGGGCGGCGAATATGTGTACGCCAAGCGGGTGTTTGGCGGCATGGCCGGTTATGCGACGTTCTTGACGGTGTTGGTGATGCTGCTGTTTATCCCGCCGGTATTGGCCACCGGCGCGGCGACGTACCTGAACAACGCGCTGGGCACAAAATTCGACTCACAAACCGTCGCCCTCGTCATTGTGGTGTGCAGTTACGCCCTGGCCATCCTCAATATCAAGCTCAACGCCTGGATCACCGGCACCTGCCTGTTGTTGGAAGTCGCCGCATTGCTGGTGATCGTGTTTCTCGGTTTCGGCAACCCTGTGCAGCCGGTCAGCGTGCTGTTCCAGCCGCAGATCGTCGAAAACGGCGTGCTGCACCTGGCGCCCTGGGCCCTGGTAATCGGCGCGGTGGGCATTGGCCTGTTCTCGTTCAATGGCTACGGCCCGGCGGTGTTGCTGGCCGAAGACATGAAGTGCGGCGGCAAGGGCGTGCACAAGGCGGTGTTGTGGTCGCTGGGGTTGGTGGTGGTGATCGAACTGGTGCCCATCACCGCGCTGTTGATCGGCGCACCGTCCCTGAGTGCGATGATCAGCAGCCCGGACCCCATCGGTTACCTGCTGACCAGCCATGGCAATGAAACCCTGTCGCGGCTGGTCAGTGCGGGGATTTTTCTGTCGGTGTTCAATGCCATCGTCGCCATCGTCATCCAGATCGGCCGCGTGGTGTTCAGCAGTGGCCGTGACGCGCTGTGGACGCCACGTATCAATACCCTGTTTACGCGTATTCACCCGCGCTGGGATTCGCCGTGGCTGGCGACGCTGTTCCTGGCGGTGCCTTCGGCGCTGCTCAGTTTCAGCTCCAACCTCGCTGACCTCACTTCGTTCACCGTATTGTTGATCATGCTGGTGTACCTGGTGGTGGCGTTGAGCGCCTTGATGAGCCGGGTGTGGCTGCGCGATCGCGAGCATCCGTATCGCATGCCGCTGTGGCCATTGCCGGCCTTGCTGGCGGTACTGGGTGCCGGGTATCTGCTGGCGACCCTGGTGGCTGCGGCCTCCGTGCGCGACGTGATGATCATCGCCGGCTTGCTGGCGGTGTCGGTGATTTTCTATTGCATCAGTGGCCGGTCGAGTCCGGCTTACCAGAAATTGTAA
- a CDS encoding P1 family peptidase produces the protein MRARELGITLGLGTPGALNAITDVPGVRVGHSTLKTRIHGKQVRTGVSVVQPRAGEARQQPCFAGYHVLNGNGDATGLEWISEAGLLTTPLAITNTHSIGMVRDTLIALERERLADPAVYWCMPVVMETYDGLLNDIWGQHVGPEHVREALESAESGPVQEGAVGGGTGMICHEFKGGIGTASRCLSAEQGGWTVGVLVQANHGKRQELRVDGYPVGRQLLDIPSPFAERGTPGMGSIVVIIATDAPLLPHQCTRLAQRASIGIARTGGGTEDSSGDLFLAFATGNQDLPAADYGRKGLPLSSTLQMVNNDHISPLFSAAAEAVEEAIINAILAGEDMDTDDGVRVPGLHGDTLLAALHKTGWSVSR, from the coding sequence ATGCGAGCACGTGAACTGGGTATCACCTTGGGGCTGGGCACCCCCGGCGCGCTGAATGCCATCACCGACGTACCGGGCGTGCGGGTCGGCCACAGCACGCTCAAGACCCGCATCCATGGCAAACAGGTGCGCACCGGCGTCAGCGTGGTGCAGCCACGCGCCGGCGAGGCGCGGCAACAGCCGTGTTTTGCCGGGTATCACGTGCTCAATGGCAACGGCGATGCCACGGGCCTTGAGTGGATCAGCGAAGCGGGGTTGCTGACCACGCCGCTGGCCATCACCAACACCCACAGCATCGGCATGGTGCGCGACACCCTGATCGCCCTGGAGCGCGAGCGCCTGGCGGACCCGGCGGTGTATTGGTGCATGCCGGTGGTGATGGAGACCTACGACGGCCTGCTCAACGATATCTGGGGCCAGCACGTCGGGCCTGAGCATGTGCGCGAAGCGCTGGAGAGCGCCGAATCCGGCCCGGTGCAGGAAGGCGCCGTGGGCGGCGGCACCGGGATGATCTGCCATGAGTTCAAGGGCGGCATCGGCACCGCGTCGCGGTGCTTGTCGGCGGAGCAGGGCGGCTGGACCGTCGGCGTGCTGGTGCAGGCCAACCACGGCAAGCGCCAGGAGCTGCGGGTCGATGGCTACCCGGTGGGCCGCCAGCTGCTGGACATTCCTTCGCCATTCGCCGAGCGGGGCACCCCGGGCATGGGCTCCATCGTGGTGATCATCGCCACCGACGCACCGTTGTTGCCGCACCAATGCACGCGCCTGGCGCAGCGCGCGTCCATCGGCATCGCCCGCACGGGCGGCGGCACCGAGGACTCCAGCGGCGACCTGTTCCTAGCCTTTGCCACCGGCAACCAGGATTTGCCTGCGGCCGATTACGGGCGCAAAGGCTTGCCATTGAGCAGCACGTTGCAGATGGTCAACAACGACCATATCTCACCGTTGTTCAGCGCAGCGGCAGAAGCGGTGGAGGAGGCGATCATCAACGCGATCCTCGCCGGCGAAGACATGGACACCGACGACGGCGTGCGCGTACCGGGCCTGCATGGCGACACGCTGTTGGCGGCATTGCATAAAACCGGCTGGAGTGTGTCCCGGTAA
- a CDS encoding serralysin family metalloprotease produces MSKVKDKAIVSAAQASTAYAQIDSFSHLYDRGGNLTVNGKPSYTVDQAATQLLRDGAAYRDVDGNGKIDLTYTFLTSASSSTMNKHGISGFSQFSAQQKAQAALAMQSWADVANVTFTEKASGGDAHMTFGNYSGGQDGAAAFAYLPGTGAGYDGTSWYLTNSSYTPNKTPDLNNYGRQTLTHEIGHTLGLAHPGDYNAGEGAPTYNDASYGQDTRGYSVMSYWSESNTHQNFSKGGVEAYASGPLIDDIAAIQKLYGANYNTRAGDTTYGFNSNTGRDFLSATSNADKLVFSVWDGGGNDTLDFSGFTQNQKINLNEASFSDVGGLVGNVSIAKGVTVENAFGGAGNDLIIGNNAANLIKGGAGNDIIYGGGGADQLWGGAGNDTFVFGASSDSKPGAADKIFDFTSGSDKIDLSGITKGAGLTFVNAFTGHAGDAVLTYAAGTNLGTLAVDFSGHGVADFLVTTVGQAAVSDIVA; encoded by the coding sequence ATGTCAAAAGTTAAAGACAAGGCTATCGTGTCGGCGGCGCAAGCCAGCACCGCTTACGCGCAAATCGATAGCTTCAGCCATCTGTATGACCGTGGTGGCAACCTCACGGTCAATGGCAAACCGTCCTACACCGTCGACCAGGCCGCCACCCAGCTGCTGCGCGACGGCGCGGCCTACCGGGACGTTGACGGCAACGGCAAGATCGATCTGACCTACACCTTCCTGACCTCGGCGTCGTCCAGCACCATGAACAAACATGGCATCTCGGGCTTCAGCCAGTTCAGCGCCCAACAGAAAGCACAGGCCGCGCTGGCCATGCAGTCCTGGGCGGATGTGGCGAACGTCACCTTCACCGAGAAGGCCAGCGGCGGCGACGCCCACATGACCTTCGGCAACTACAGCGGCGGCCAGGACGGCGCGGCGGCGTTCGCTTACCTGCCCGGCACCGGCGCAGGCTACGACGGAACCTCGTGGTACCTGACCAACAGCAGCTACACGCCGAACAAGACCCCGGACCTGAACAACTATGGCCGGCAGACCCTGACCCACGAAATCGGCCACACCCTGGGCCTGGCCCACCCCGGCGACTACAACGCCGGCGAAGGCGCACCGACCTACAACGACGCGTCCTATGGACAGGACACGCGCGGCTACAGCGTCATGAGCTACTGGAGCGAAAGCAACACCCACCAGAACTTCAGTAAAGGCGGGGTCGAAGCCTACGCTTCCGGGCCGCTGATCGATGACATTGCCGCGATCCAGAAGCTCTACGGCGCCAACTACAACACCCGTGCCGGCGACACCACGTACGGGTTCAACTCCAACACCGGGCGCGACTTCCTCAGCGCCACGTCCAATGCCGACAAGCTGGTGTTCTCGGTGTGGGACGGCGGTGGCAACGACACCCTGGACTTCTCCGGTTTTACCCAAAACCAGAAGATCAACCTCAATGAAGCCTCGTTCTCCGACGTTGGCGGCCTGGTGGGCAACGTGTCCATTGCCAAGGGCGTGACCGTGGAGAATGCCTTCGGTGGCGCCGGCAACGACCTGATCATCGGCAACAACGCGGCCAACCTGATCAAGGGCGGTGCTGGCAACGACATCATCTACGGCGGCGGCGGGGCCGACCAACTGTGGGGCGGCGCGGGCAACGACACCTTTGTGTTCGGTGCCAGTTCCGATTCCAAGCCTGGGGCGGCGGACAAGATCTTTGACTTCACCTCCGGTTCGGACAAGATCGACCTCAGTGGCATCACCAAAGGCGCAGGCCTGACGTTCGTCAATGCGTTCACCGGGCACGCCGGTGACGCAGTATTGACCTACGCCGCAGGCACCAACCTGGGCACCTTGGCGGTAGACTTCTCTGGGCACGGCGTGGCGGATTTCCTCGTCACCACCGTGGGCCAGGCCGCCGTCAGCGACATCGTGGCGTGA
- a CDS encoding AprI/Inh family metalloprotease inhibitor: MQRFTHFIACVVQVMFISAGAPVMASSLVLPSSAQLAGHWQLHQQDHVCALDLLAPNAVRGDVVCAEQWLGDTPKTWLPTPDGIWLMNADGTGITHLNRQKNGEYKGRTLSGAEVILQRMP; this comes from the coding sequence ATGCAGCGTTTTACCCACTTTATCGCCTGCGTGGTGCAGGTCATGTTCATCTCGGCAGGAGCCCCCGTTATGGCGAGTAGCCTCGTTTTACCCAGCAGCGCCCAACTGGCCGGGCACTGGCAACTGCACCAGCAGGACCACGTGTGTGCCCTGGACCTGTTGGCACCCAACGCCGTGCGTGGCGACGTCGTGTGCGCCGAGCAGTGGCTGGGCGACACCCCCAAGACTTGGCTGCCGACGCCGGACGGCATCTGGCTGATGAATGCCGACGGCACGGGCATTACCCATTTGAATCGGCAGAAAAACGGTGAATATAAAGGTCGCACACTCTCCGGTGCGGAAGTGATATTGCAACGCATGCCTTAG
- a CDS encoding type I secretion system permease/ATPase, producing MATPPLFKALGEYKSVLLSVGCFTALINLLMLVPSIYMLQVYDRVLSSQNETTLVMLTLMVVGFFVFIGTLEAIRSFIVIRIGSQLERRFNLRVYKAAFERNLQRGQGHAGQSLGDLTHIRQFITGPALFAFFDAPWFPIYLLVIFLFNVWLGVLATAGALLLIGLACLNEYLTKKPLGEASGYSQQSTQLATSHLHNAETIQAMGMLGALRQRWFAVHSQFLGLQNRASDTGSVITALSKSLRLCLQSLVLGLGALLVIKGEMTAGMMIAGSILMGRVLSPIDQLIAVWKQWSSAKLAYQRLDALLRESPEAVEPMKLPAPKGQVSFEQVSAGPPGRRVTTLHHVSFDLGAGEVLGVLGASGSGKSTLARVLVGVWPTLAGTVRLDGADIHRWDRDDLGPHIGYLPQDIELFSGSIADNIARFREADPQLVVQAAQQAGVHELILRLPQGYDTLLGDNGGGLSGGQKQRVALARALYGGPRLIVLDEPNSNLDTQGEAALASAIVQMKAQGSSVVLVTHRSAALAQADKLLVLNEGQLQVFGPSQEVLRALSGQREQPPQQRMPA from the coding sequence ATGGCCACGCCGCCTTTATTCAAAGCGCTGGGTGAATACAAGAGTGTCTTGCTCAGCGTTGGCTGTTTCACGGCATTGATTAACCTGCTGATGCTGGTGCCGTCGATCTACATGCTGCAAGTGTATGACCGCGTGCTGTCCTCCCAGAATGAAACCACCCTGGTGATGTTGACGCTGATGGTCGTCGGTTTCTTTGTGTTTATTGGCACGCTGGAGGCGATTCGCAGCTTTATCGTGATCCGCATCGGCAGCCAGTTGGAGCGGCGTTTCAACCTGCGCGTCTACAAGGCCGCGTTCGAACGCAACCTGCAGCGCGGCCAGGGGCATGCCGGGCAGTCGCTGGGGGATTTGACCCATATCCGCCAGTTCATCACCGGGCCGGCGCTGTTCGCGTTTTTTGATGCGCCGTGGTTTCCCATCTACCTGCTGGTGATCTTCCTGTTCAACGTCTGGCTCGGCGTGCTGGCCACGGCCGGCGCACTGCTGCTGATCGGCCTGGCGTGCCTCAACGAATACCTGACGAAAAAACCCTTGGGCGAAGCCAGCGGTTACTCGCAGCAATCCACCCAACTTGCCACCAGCCATTTGCACAATGCCGAGACCATCCAGGCCATGGGCATGCTCGGTGCCTTGCGTCAGCGGTGGTTTGCCGTGCATTCGCAGTTTCTCGGCTTGCAGAACCGGGCCAGCGACACCGGCTCGGTAATCACCGCCCTGAGCAAATCCCTGCGGCTGTGCCTGCAATCCTTGGTGCTGGGCCTGGGCGCGCTGCTGGTGATCAAAGGCGAGATGACCGCCGGCATGATGATTGCCGGTTCGATCCTGATGGGCCGCGTGCTCAGCCCCATCGATCAATTGATTGCGGTGTGGAAACAGTGGAGTTCGGCCAAATTGGCCTATCAGCGTCTGGACGCGTTGCTGCGCGAGAGCCCCGAAGCCGTCGAGCCGATGAAATTGCCGGCGCCCAAGGGCCAGGTCAGTTTCGAGCAGGTCAGCGCAGGCCCACCGGGGCGGCGGGTGACGACCCTGCATCACGTCAGTTTCGACCTCGGCGCGGGCGAGGTGCTCGGTGTGCTCGGCGCCTCGGGCTCGGGTAAATCCACCCTGGCCCGCGTGCTGGTGGGCGTATGGCCGACCCTGGCCGGCACCGTGCGCCTGGACGGTGCGGATATCCATCGCTGGGACCGCGACGACCTCGGCCCGCATATCGGCTACCTGCCCCAGGACATCGAACTGTTCAGCGGCAGCATCGCCGACAACATCGCGCGGTTTCGCGAGGCCGACCCGCAGCTTGTGGTGCAGGCCGCGCAGCAAGCCGGGGTGCATGAGCTGATCCTGCGCCTGCCCCAAGGCTACGACACGCTGCTGGGTGACAACGGCGGCGGCTTGTCTGGCGGGCAGAAACAACGGGTGGCCCTGGCCCGCGCGCTGTACGGCGGGCCACGGTTGATCGTGCTGGATGAGCCCAACTCGAACCTCGATACCCAGGGCGAAGCCGCGCTGGCCAGCGCCATCGTGCAGATGAAAGCCCAGGGCAGCAGCGTGGTGCTGGTCACCCATCGTTCGGCGGCGTTGGCCCAGGCCGACAAGCTGCTGGTGCTCAACGAGGGCCAGTTGCAAGTGTTCGGCCCCAGCCAGGAAGTGCTGCGGGCCTTGTCCGGGCAGCGCGAACAACCGCCTCAACAGAGGATGCCAGCATGA
- a CDS encoding HlyD family type I secretion periplasmic adaptor subunit, translating into MTHVEHDARFFVRMGWLLTVLGAGGFFLWASLAPLDQGIPVQGTVVVSGKRKAVQTLSPGVVSGILVREGEAVKQGQPLFRLDQTQHQADVQSLQAQYRMAWASVARWQSERDNRAAITFPAELSGDADPALALVLEGQRQLFSSRREAFSREQAGIRANIDGATAQLGGMRRARSDLTAQAQSLRDQLGNLQPLADNGYIPRNRLLEYQRQLSQVQQDLAQNTGESGRVEQGILESRLKLQQHSEEYQKEVRSQLADAQLRSLTLEQQLTSAGFDLQHSQINAPADGIAVNLSVHTVGAVVRAGETLLEIVPQGTRLEVEGRLPVHLVDKVGTQLPVDILFTAFNQSRTPRVPGQVSLISADQMLDEKTGAPYYVLRTTVSDMALEKLHGLVIKPGMPAEMFVRTGERSLLNYLFKPLLDRAGSALTEE; encoded by the coding sequence ATGACTCACGTAGAACACGACGCGCGTTTTTTTGTGCGCATGGGCTGGCTGCTGACCGTGCTCGGTGCCGGTGGATTTTTCCTCTGGGCCAGCCTGGCGCCGCTGGACCAAGGTATTCCGGTGCAAGGCACGGTGGTGGTGTCGGGCAAGCGCAAGGCCGTGCAAACCCTCAGCCCGGGCGTGGTCAGCGGGATTCTGGTGCGTGAAGGCGAGGCCGTTAAACAGGGCCAGCCGCTGTTTCGCCTCGACCAGACCCAGCACCAGGCCGACGTGCAATCGCTGCAAGCGCAGTACCGCATGGCCTGGGCCAGTGTGGCGCGTTGGCAGAGCGAGCGAGACAACCGCGCCGCCATTACCTTTCCCGCCGAGCTGAGCGGCGATGCCGACCCGGCCTTGGCCCTGGTCCTGGAAGGCCAGCGCCAACTGTTCAGCAGCCGCCGCGAAGCCTTCTCCCGCGAACAGGCGGGGATCCGCGCGAATATCGACGGCGCCACCGCGCAACTCGGCGGCATGCGCCGGGCGCGCAGCGACCTGACGGCCCAGGCCCAATCCCTGCGCGATCAACTGGGCAACCTGCAACCCTTGGCCGACAACGGCTATATCCCGCGCAACCGGCTGCTGGAGTACCAGCGCCAACTGTCCCAGGTGCAGCAGGACCTGGCGCAGAACACCGGCGAAAGCGGGCGAGTGGAGCAGGGCATCCTCGAATCGCGTCTGAAACTTCAGCAGCACAGCGAGGAATACCAGAAGGAAGTGCGCAGCCAACTGGCCGATGCACAACTGCGCAGCCTGACCCTGGAACAGCAACTGACTTCGGCCGGCTTCGACCTGCAACACAGCCAGATCAACGCGCCGGCCGACGGCATTGCGGTCAACCTCAGCGTGCACACGGTGGGCGCGGTGGTGCGCGCCGGAGAAACCCTGCTGGAAATCGTGCCCCAGGGCACGCGCCTGGAAGTCGAAGGGCGCCTGCCCGTGCATCTGGTGGACAAGGTCGGCACCCAACTGCCGGTGGACATCCTCTTCACCGCCTTCAACCAGAGCCGCACGCCACGGGTGCCGGGCCAAGTCAGCCTGATCTCGGCCGACCAGATGCTCGATGAAAAGACCGGCGCGCCGTATTACGTGCTGCGCACCACGGTCAGCGACATGGCGCTGGAGAAACTCCACGGCCTGGTGATCAAGCCCGGCATGCCCGCCGAGATGTTTGTGCGCACCGGCGAGCGTTCGTTGCTCAATTATCTGTTCAAGCCGCTGCTGGATCGCGCCGGCTCCGCGTTGACCGAGGAATAA